The genomic window TGTCCATGGGTATTATCAAATAATACTTTTTTCCCATTATTAACGGTTTGTGACGGTTGAACTTCCGGTGCAGGATCTAATGCTGTTTCTGCTAGTATAGTTGGTGACACTAACAACATACCCGTAATTGTCCCTAAAATACCTAGTGATGAAATAAACTTTTTCATTTTCATGTATAATCTCCTTTTTATTTGATACTTTTATTATAAACATTGACCATTTAGTTAATGTAAAAGAGCAGTAAATAGTAAGTTGTTTTTTATTTTATTAGTTTGATTCTGTAAAAAGTTAGTAAACAAAAATGGAACTAACCCCAAAAGATGAGACAAATATAAAAACACCCCTGTTGAATTCATGTAAAATGAATTTAACGGAGGTGTATTTTTTATGGTTAAAAGGATTGCTTATCCAGTAGAAGTAAAAGAAGAAGCTATAAAAATGAAACTTAAAGGTAAAACAACATCAGAAATTATGAATAAACTCAATATTCGGAATAAAACTCAGGTGAAAATAAAGAAAGAAAAACGTCCTGGTTCTATTTATTTTAAAACTACTAATGTAATTGATAGAGACTTTAGTTCAAGTAAGCCACTAGAAAAAGTAACAACAGACATCACTTATCTTGATTATGTTCCTAAAAGACTCTATCTTTCTAGCATTATGGATTTGTTTAATGGAGAAATACTTTCTTATACAATAAGTGAAAAATAGGATATATCTTGTGTTTTAGACACACTAAATAAATTACCTAAACTTCCAGATAAATGTTTCGGATCAAGGTTCTGTATATACTTCATATGCTTATGATCACGCAACAAAAGAAAAGAGCATTACCAGAAGTATGTCCCGAAAAGGGACTCCTGCAGATAATGCTCCAATAGAATCGGTTTATTCCATCCTAAAGTCTGAAACGTTCTCATTACACCCAGAGCTTGGAAGATCTACAATTAGTGTCATTGAAACTGTACAAAATTTCATCAACTATTATAATAAAGAAAGAATTCAACAAAAATACGACTACTTATCTCCAGTTGACTATCGGAAAAAAGTAATCCCATAGGTGTTTTTATTACTGTCTCATTTTAGGGGTTCAATCCCTTATCTAAAATAATGCGCATATTTTTTAGTGATAGCTGTTACTATAAATAGACAGAAACTCGACACAATAAACACACTGTTTACACCAACTTTGTCAGCCAGCATACTTAATATAGTGAGACTCAAAGAAAACACACCTGAACAAATCACATTACTCGCCGAGTAAACAGAGGCAATTTTTTCCGGAGTGATACTTTGTTGTATAACAGTCACTTGTGGAATATTTTTCATTTGAGAAAAAAGACCAACACTTATTGATAATAATAACGACATAGCAGGTAAAGATACTACTGAAAATAAAAATGTCACAATCGCACCAAATAAAGAACCATAAAAAATTACGACTGATTTGTCTTTATTAATTCTTGTCTCATATGCCATAACGAGTAAACTACCAACCATACACCCTAAGAAAAATGTCGCATTGATATATCCCCACCACTGATCACCTTTATGTAAGAATGTGTTGACGTAGACTAAAATAATCGAGGACACCCACGCTGTATTAGCAATAGATTCCAAGACATCCATCACTAAAACAAGCTTTACAACAGGCTCCTCTCTAATAACGTCCCATCCTTTTTTAAATTCAGTCCACGACCCCTCTGATATATTATTGAGAGGACGTTTAGAGTGTAATCCAACTAAACATACAAAAGAAAGAAAAAATAAAGCCGTATCCATCAATAATAAGGTGCGTTGACTAAATAAAACGACTAAAGATGCACCAATTAGCCAACTGACAATATTAACTACTTGAGCTACTGTTTGAAATAAACTATTTGCTTTTACTAAATCTAACGTCGATACAAATTCTGGGATAAGTGCTAGAATAAGTGGATACATAAAACTTGTTAAAAGCGAAAATAAGCACACTAACCCACTCAATCCCAAAATAGAAAATGTATCTAGTTGAATCGCTAAACCTAAACATATGAATACTAGGACAGCTAAAAACTGAGATTGTTTTAAAACGCGAATCATTTGATATTTTGCTACTAGCATTGGGGTGATTAAGCCACATAAAACAGTCCCACATGTCATGGCTATTGGAATAATTGACGTAGATAAAATAGAGTTCGTCCCCGTTAATACGGTGCTAATAATCGATACAGTATAAATCGTACTTCCAAAACTTGAGAATAGTTGACTCGCTAAAAGTTTATTAAATTGTTTTGTCATTATATTTCCTACCTTCACTTAGGTGAATAATTTTCATCACCTGTTTTAAATTATTGACACTAAGTGAAGTGGTCTAAATTCGTCTCATAAGATGCTCCTTCTTTAATATATTTCGTTTAAGTATACTACTTTTCAAAATAAAAAAAAACATCCTTTAAAAAGAATGTTTTTATCATAGTTAGTTATCTTTTGGTATAAATAATCCTTTATTTTTGTTTAAAATAAGTAACAACACAATAACGGTTGCCAGACCAGTTAAAAAGCCACTAATTCCGTTTGCTACTAATGAATAAGTCACTGGCGATAATCCCCAAATGGCATATTTACCCCAGAAAATAAATCCGGCAATAAAGTGGAAAATATAGCGTATCAAGGTACCAAAAAATGCACCTGAAACAACGTACTTCCATGCACTTGATGGATTAGTTTTTAAAGCTGTTTGTAGCTTTTTACTAAACACACCTGAAAAACCTGCTGCGGCAAAAGCGAATATGTATTCAATAATAACTTGTGATACCGTCAAGAAGTACACTTGACCCATTAAAAAGTGCAATAATCCCCAAATAAGACCAGCGTAAACTCCTGGTAAAGTTCCACGGCGTAATGCATACAATGTTAAGGGAATCATACCTAAAGAAACGGAAAATCCTGTTCCTATATTTAACGGGATAAACGATAATGCCATAGATAGCGCAGCTACAATCGTCCCCTCTAAAATAATTCGTGACCTTTTTGACATAAAAAAACTCCTCCTATTATTGATTAATACGTGACCAATCAACAAAAGAGCAGTGCTTACTTGCTACCACTTTACACAATTCCTACGCTTGAATTAACAATATCAGGTTCGAGGGTTTAGAGTTTTCACTCATTCTCAGCCTAGAAGCTCCCCTTTGTGACGGTTATGTATTTAATTTATTTCATCTATAAGTATGGCATGTATCCGCTTAAGAGTCAATGTTGTTAATTTATTTAATTGAATAAGCAAGATATTCATAAAAAAATAACACATACCTGTTTGTCTTCCTATATATTTTAATCTTTATTCTATCTCTCTCATTATACTAAGTGTTATTAAAAAAGAATAATATATAAATGAAGATATCCCTAATATCAAGTGCTATACTTTATAATAGATTACATACTAAGTAGGAGGAATCAAGATGCAACTCTTTATTAATATACTAGGAATTTTAGGAGTATGGGGATTATTTTCTTTTCCCTTGTATCAAGCATTTTTAGAACTTTCTGAACAAGCCATTACGTTTACACAACATATTAATATAGAAAAAAACTTCAAAAAAATATCTCCTTGGCTATGGTTATTTCCACCGCTTAAAATATCCAGAGAAAAGAAACGTGCTTTATCTATTATCCATGAAATAACACTATCAGACGATGAAGCCAAAAATATGATGACTTACTTTGATAAAGCAACGGCATGGTTCTATGTCGCAACAGCTGGTTTATTTAATGCTATTTATTTTAGTTATGATCTTTATAAAGAGAGCTCATTTAATCAATCTCCTATTCTATTTATTTTGTTTCTTATCTTTATGACTATTTTTAGTATTTTAAATGTCGTATACCGTATGAATCCTAAAAGACTGGATAAGAAGAGCCAAAAATTAAGAAAATAACTTTATGTTATGACTTAAAATATATTGCTAATTAAAATATTCCTCACAAAATTCAATGGTATCACTCATCGCTTGTGCTAAACGATGATAGTCACTGCCGAGTAAGTAACACATCTCTTCTATCTTTTTAGCATTTGTTAAAAATGTCTGATCCTTTGTCATAACATAATCATATAGATTAAAGTCAAATACGCATAATATGCGTTGAAATCCCTCTTCAGTGTTTTTGGTCACCTCATAAAAATCTTGTCTATAATTATTGATACTATCCCAATCTTTATTTTCTAAAGCTGTGCTTACAAAATTAACAAATAGGTAGCTTTTTATCTTAACAACATCTGGATAACTGTTATACTGTCTTAATTGTTTTAATGCAAACTCGGTCAAAATCTGATAAGTCTCATAATCAAAGTGATACCCATTATTTAGAAAAAAAGCGAATTCCTTTAATGTCCATGATTCGACAGACATCAGATGATTTTTTAGAATCTCAACATCTTCTTTTTTATAAACAGCTGGTTCAATATGTTTTTTACCTGACTCCTCATAAGCATAAATTAACAGATTTAATCTCGCCTTTAGTACCTCATCCTCTTTAGTTTTCGGTGTATCATAATAAACTCGTAATTTTCTTAGTGTCTCAATGTCCCCTCTATTGGTTGCGACTGCTACTAACACGTTGCTAGTTATTTCTTCTGATGATTGATAACCATTGGCAATAAATTCAAATTCCTCAAATTTCATCTCTAACCTAGCTAAGACATCCATGAATTTTGTCACGGACATATCATGTAGTCCTTTTTCAAAATCTATGGCATAAGTTTTAGAAACAATTCCAGAATATAAGTATTTTTGTGAGTATCCTTTGTTTAGTCGTATGTTGCGAACTACTTTTCCATAATCTGACTCCATCAAACTCCTCCTTTTTGGTCAACTATACTTTACCATTTATTCGTTCATAAAACGAATCATTCTATACTATAAAAAAAGGAGGAATCACTTATGTCTATTATCAAAAAATACCCACTCTATCAAAAGATTATTTTGAACAACTTTATATCAACTCTTGGAGATTCAATGTACTATATTGCTCTTATGACATACGCAGCACAATTTACCAATTCATCTCTTGCCATAACCATTGTGTCATTATCTGAAAGCATTCCCTTTATTTTTGCTTCCCCGTTAGGTAGTGTGGCTGATATGAGCGAAAACAAAGCCACAAAAATATTTTATTCTGGATTAATACGTGGTGTGCTGTACCTATCAGTTGGAGTTTTAATCGGTTTTCAACAAAGTATGATGTTATTAGTTGGCATTAGTTTGATTAATTTTATCTCTGACAATGTTGGAAAATTTTCAAACAGTTTGTTTTATCCCTTTGTCCCATTAATTGTGGAACAAGATGATTTAGAAGAAGCTCAAGGTTTAAATGGAGCAATTAGTAACATTGTGGCGATTATTGCCCAATTTGTTGGCGCCTATTTATTAGGACTGTTTTCTTATCAATTGCTAGCTGTCATTAATAGTATGACCTTTTTTGCGACAGCTTTGATTGTTTTATCAATGAAAAAAAGCCTAGATACCTTAGAAAAAGAACATCTAGACAAACGTGAGTCGATCTCACTATCTGCTATTTGGAAACAGATGGTATTCGCTATTAAAGAAACAACAAAGAATAAACAATTTTTTAAATTAATTTTAGTTTTTGCTGGATTAAATGGCTTATCTTCTGCTATTTCACCTCTTTTATCAATTATTTTAGCAAAAGATTCAGCTCTCATTGTTGATAGTTTTTCATTTACCTTTGCTCTTATTCAAGGTTTAACATCTATTGGGGTGATACTTGGTAGTTTATTTGGAACAAAATTATTTAAAAAATTAGAGCTAGAACAATTCACTCAACTTATTTTATTTTTCATGGCCTTACTTGTCTGTAGTATTTTACTTAAAACTATCTATTTATTATTAGGTTTTCAATTTATTTTGGGACTACTTATTGGTATTTTAAATCCGAAATTTAATGCTAAATTGATGAAAGAAATTCCTCTTGATAAGTTAGCAACCATTGCTGGAGGAGTCAGCACACTGCTCATGTTTTTCCCTCCAATCACTATTTTTATCTTTACTACCGTGGCCACAGTTTTTAGTAGTAATATCTCATTGATAGCACTAAGTATAAGTTGTCTACTATTGTGTTTCTATTCCTTTATAAGTGGACCAAATACTAAAAAAATCTAACTTAGACTCACAGCTATGTATTGCCCCCAAAACGCTAAACTAAAAAATCTAGCTTTTGGGGTGCACTATATTACACTAGGCTAGCTTTTTTATTTTAATTTTCCAATACGTCTAAACAAAACTTTCCTACTCTATCGCTCACTAATTTTTCGTAATTATCATAACTTTCTGTTGCTTCATCATTCGCTAAATCAGATATACCTCTAATAGATAAAAATGGTATCTCATTTATAAAACAAACATGAGCAATAGCACTTGTTTCCATATCTACCGCAACAGCATCAAAAGTTTCAATAATACGTGCCTTTTCATTATCATCTGCAATAAATGATTCTCCAGACACTATACACCCTATCATGCCCTCTTGGTGATGTGCTTTAAATCTAGCTAGCAACTGTGTGTCTGCTTGAAAATTTGACGTATATGGAAATAATCGTTCCATTTGATTTTTATCCACATCATGATGACTATATCGATCTCCTAAAACAATATCTAATGGTTTTAAACAAGGATGCAACCCTCCTGCTATTCCAATATTTAATATAACATTGGTCTCGAAATAATCAATCAATAATTGCGTATAAACGGTGGCATTTACTTTACCTACGCCACTTGCAACTAGCACCAAGTCATTTTCCCCATAATCAGCTAAGTAAAACGTCTGTTTTTTAATACAACAGGTGTACAATTCAAATGATGACGTAAATAATCTAATTCTATTGGCATAGCACAAATAATTCCTATTTTCATAAAAGTACCTCATCCACCTTTGTTTTAGTTATTATCCTCTTATATCTCCCCACCATTTTGGTAATAATTCTTCTAACATGACAATCTCTCTTGTTTCATAATCAACCATAATTTGAGTCTCTTTGTTTTTAGGAGAAAACTGCATCAAGGCTTCACGGCAAATACCACAAGGCATACCTCCATGATTCGTTGGAGGGGTGTCTCTAAAAGCAATGATTCTTTTCACGTGTGTTTCTCCACTTGCTTGATACATATTAATTAAAGCCATTCTTTCAGCGCATAAGTTTATCGTACCACCTGTCCCCTCGATACAGTACCCAGTAAAAATCTGTCCACTATTACTTTCTAACGCACAGACCACATGATTCGTATAGATAAAACTATTTACTTCTGTAGGGTGATAATACTCTTTCGCTCGTAAATACAATTCTTCCCAAATATCTGTCATATTATCTTCCTCTTTCTACCCATAAAACAAAATATTAATAAGATTCCATGTCATATGTAATAACATTGGCACAAAAATATTTTTACTTTTCATAAACGACCAACTAAATAAAATGCCAAGAATAAACACCTGAATAAATCCACCAGACGAGATGATACCACTAAACATTCCTGTATATATCCATGTTGGAAAATGAATAAAAACAAACAAAATAGATGACAGGATCACCGCATTCCACTTTGAAATTTTTGTCAGTAACGAATTGAGTATCCAACCTCTAAAAACCAACTCTTCGGTTATACCGACAAATAAAACGGTATTGATTAAAGAAATAGGTCGGAAACTCGCTCTTATGGCTGTATTGCCATATTGTATATAAGAAATAATGAGTAGGTAGACAACTATTGCTAAAGCAACAAGGAACCATCTACTCCATTTAGTTTTTTGCTGAAATAAAGTAGGGTAGTGTATTGCAATCCCTTCGTTCTTTTTAATTAATAGGAAACTTGGAACCGTCCATACTCCTATTTTAATAACTGATTGAATCAATGTACCTATAATTGATGAAAAATTCATCATAATTGTTGGTTTTACCACAAACTCATACACATTCCATACGAAAAAGAAAATAATAATATAAATGATTAATTGATTAAATGATTTTTTCTGTGACATCGTCGTATCCTTTCATTTATAGACCTTTATTTAGCTAAATTAATCTATTATGTAGTATAATAACAGAAAACGATAAGGAGTGATACATTATGGAATGGATAACTGTCATCACAGATTTTATAGCCGATGTATTCGCTGGTACTAGTTTTAAACATATGAGAAAAAAAGATTAACTGTCATTTTGATAAATATGAAAAAGAAAGCACTGTTTTTAGGTGCTTTCTTTTTATTTTGTAGATTTTTAGTTGAAGTCCATATATAATAAAGCAGGGTTGAATTGTTCATGTTAACAACATTAATAAACACGAAAGATTATACGATTATGACAAGAAGAAAACATTCAAAAAAAAAGCACAGCCGTTTAAACAGCAAAAAGGAAAACACATACATAAAATGGCTCGTTTTAATCATCACTTTTATCACAATTTTTACATTAAATCAATTAACATACTATACATCTGATGATTATACTTACCATTATGTCTATAAAGGACATATGCCAACAACTGATATTGAGAAAATAGATGGGATAGGCTCCATCGTTACTTCACAAATCAATCATTACCAATTGTGGAATGGACGATATTTAGCTCATAGTATCGTTCAATTTTTTCTTCAATATGACAAAATTATTTTTAATATATTTAACACATTCGCATTTATCCTGTTGATGTATTTAATCTATGCCATTATAGAAACTAGCTCAAGTATTAAGAAACCAGGTATGCTTTTAGCCCAAATAGCGATGTTACTTTGGTTAATGATTCCAAGCTTTGGCCAAACGGTGCTGTGGGTATCTGGGGCAGGAAACTACCTTTGGACCGCACTCTTTTACACTGGTTTTTTATTGCTATGTTTAAAAAATCTAGACGATCATCTTTTTGTGATTTTGGGGTCTATCTTCTTAGGATTTTTGACAGGTGTAACAAATGAAAATTCTGGTCCAGCTACGATATTGGTAGCCGTATGCATCTTTTTATTAAATATTATCATCAATAAAAAAATAAAAATTTATCAGATTACAGGTATTTTATTCTCCGTTTTAGGCTTTATCTCCATGATGTCCTCAGCTGGATCACAAAAACGTGGCCATATTGATTTATCAATAGAAGTCTTATCACGAAATCTAACTAACATTTTCACCAATAGCATGATTCATTTTTATTTTTTTTATCTATTAATTCTTGTTCTGATACTTATTTTATCATTACAGAAAGCTATAAAAGCAAAAGATATCTACTTCATCATTCTTTTACTTATAGGGCATTTTGCTTGTATTTATAGTCTGATTCTTGTTTCTGAACAACCCTTACGTGTATTATTTGGGGCATCTGTTTATCTCGTAATAGTTACCACATATTTACTCAATCGCTTGCGTAAATTAAAAAAATCCCAATTTATTTTAACTGTTGGGCTGTTACTTTTGTCAGCCTATCATTACTATTATGCCATACAAGACAATCGTACAACATATTCTCAAGTAATGGAACAAGTGGCTTTGTTAAAAAATTCAAGTCCAGATGAGGATGTCACTTTGCCTATGATTACTTATCCTAAAACTAATTATAATGCCTATAAAGGGACTGCCAATGTGACACAGGATAGGGAAGCTTGGTTCAATAAATGGATGGCTCAGTACTATAATGTGAAATCAATTACCGGCATACCACAACCAAATAAGTAAGCAACGAATAAATCGTTAAAAATTAAAAAACTAGTTACGCCAAATCTTTCTATGATTTGACATAACTAGTTTTTATTTCGTGTATAAGTTTCTATCTAATTCGCTCTAATATCCGCTCAATATTCATCGTCACAAACTCATCATCTTGAATGCCACTCACATACGACTCATGTGATTTTTCTTCAAGTAAACTTCTTAATTCTTTTTCATAACGTTTAATTTGTGGTGCTAGTAAAATCACATCATAATGTTGTTGTGACAATTTTGTTTCCACACGTTGAACTGGTGCATAATCAACATCATAGTTTAAATCATGCTCTCTTAAACTTTCTAACATTTTTGAAACAAATAATGAGGCACTAATACCTGACTCACAGATAAATAAAATACTTTTTTCCATGTCATTCACCTTTTATATTTTTTTAACTTTAACAGGCTGACCAGTTTTCAATGATTCATTTGCAGCAAATGCTAAACGTTGTGCCATAATACCATCTTCATATGTCACAACAGTGTCTGTATCATCTTTAATAGCTGTTAAGAATTCTTCCACTTCTTTAATGTATGCATCATTATAACGCTCCAAGAAGAAGTGAAGTGGTTTTTGACTATGTACTCCAGCTTCATCTGATAATACAACATTATTAACTAGCTCATTTTCTGCTTGAGATGCACCTTTAGATCCAAATGCTTCTAAGCGTTGATCATAGCCATATACTGCTTGACGACTGTTACTAATCACACCTAAACAACCGTTCTCAAATGTCAACGTCACAATCGCTGTATCAACATCCACACCATCTAATTCCGGATTAACCAACGCATCTCCCACTGCATAAACTTCCTTCACTTCACTACCAGTAATAAAACGAGCCATATCAAAGTCATGTATCATCATATCAAAAAATAGACCGCCTGACGACTCAACATATGATAAAGGTGGCGCTTCTGGATCACGTGAGTCAATACGTAATAACTGAATATCTCCAATAGATCCATCTTGAACGTGTTTTTTCACTTGTGCAAAATTACGATCAAAACGACGGTTAACACCAAGTTGGAATTTTACACCTGCTTCTTTCACAATATGATAGGTTTCAACTGTTTCTTCATCAGAAAAACTAATTGGTTTTTCACAGAAGATATGTTTTTTCGCTGCCGCAGCTTTTTTAATCAGTTCAACGTGTGTGTCAGTTGGTGTACAAATAAATACCACGTCAATCTCTTCATCATTAAAGATGACATCAAAATCTGATACTAATGGTACACCATATTCTGCTTCAAATGTTGGCATTTTATCTGCAAAAATATCTGCGACCGCTTTTACTGTCACACCTTTCATTTGTACCAAGTTTTTCGTATGAAGTTTTCCAATACGTCCGCCACCAATTACTCCCACAACTAATTCTTTTGTCATATTATTCATCCCCTAATTTTTTATTTATCTAGCAATCCCCAGTGGAGAAAACATTAAATATGTTAAAACAACTACTAAAATGGTAATCACACTCACTAATTTTGTATGCTTCCAAGGTGTGATATCTACTTTTGTATTAAAGACTTTCAATTCAAAATCACCATCTGGTTTCAGTTTTGAAACCACAAACATAACAAGCATGTCTAAGAAAAATAGTACACTTAACACATATAGAAAATGCACATCTTTTAACACAACTTTTGATAACGCATACAAGATAATATGTAAGTAAATCGTTACTTTTGCTGCAAAGGCTGTTGCTTTTTTAGAGTAAAATGCTAATAAAATAATTACCAATAATGGCATATTATACAATCCATTGAATTCTTGCACGAATTGATACAACCCTGCTGGTGCAAATGAAATCAACGGTGAGATAAAGATAGATAATAACCCAATCGCAATGGTAATCCGTTTACCAAAACGCGTGATATCATGATCTGTCGCTTGTTTATTGAAAACAGGCTTATAAAAATCAAGCGATAATAATGTTGATGTCGCGTTTAACGCTCCTGAGAATGAAGATAAAATCGCTCCAAAAATAACCGCTGCAAACACGCCATAAATCATCTCTGGTAAAACATGTGTCACAAGTGTTGGATACGCATCATCAGGCATCCCCATTAATGCATCACCAAAAATATTTCTCGCTACAATTCCTGGAAATACTAAGAATAATGCACCAAATACTTTAAAGAACCCAACAATGAATACGCCTTTTTGTGCTTCAGCTAAGTTTTTTCCAGCTAACGCTTTTTGGACAATCATCTGATTGGTACACCAGAAATATAAATTATTAAACATCATACCTGTTAATAGCGTTGGCCAAGGAACAATAGCTGAATCAATTGAACCAACAGAATTTAGTAACCAAGGTGTGTTATCTATAATGTGGTCAATTCCTGCGATAAAACTACCCTCACCAAGCATTGTAACGCCAATTGCTGGGATAAGAAGTCCACAAGCCAGTAAACCAAATCCATAAACAGTATCACTATAAGCACTTAATCGTAACCCACCAATTAATAAATATAAAATGCCAATAACACCAATCGCAAGTGAGACAATAATGATTGACGTAATAGGTCGAATACCCAACAGTTCATCAATCCGAAAAATTTTATTAAATACTAATGATCCCGAATACAACACTACTGGTAAAAACGATGTGATATAAGTAATAATAAATAATGCCGAAATAATTCGCTTAATTTGTGTATCATAACGTATTTCAATAAAATCAGATACGGTGTTAATACCATATTTCAAATACTTTGGTAGAAAAACGGATGCTAA from Vagococcus martis includes these protein-coding regions:
- a CDS encoding IS3 family transposase — its product is MTRSMSRKGTPADNAPIESVYSILKSETFSLHPELGRSTISVIETVQNFINYYNKERIQQKYDYLSPVDYRKKVIP
- a CDS encoding MFS transporter translates to MTKQFNKLLASQLFSSFGSTIYTVSIISTVLTGTNSILSTSIIPIAMTCGTVLCGLITPMLVAKYQMIRVLKQSQFLAVLVFICLGLAIQLDTFSILGLSGLVCLFSLLTSFMYPLILALIPEFVSTLDLVKANSLFQTVAQVVNIVSWLIGASLVVLFSQRTLLLMDTALFFLSFVCLVGLHSKRPLNNISEGSWTEFKKGWDVIREEPVVKLVLVMDVLESIANTAWVSSIILVYVNTFLHKGDQWWGYINATFFLGCMVGSLLVMAYETRINKDKSVVIFYGSLFGAIVTFLFSVVSLPAMSLLLSISVGLFSQMKNIPQVTVIQQSITPEKIASVYSASNVICSGVFSLSLTILSMLADKVGVNSVFIVSSFCLFIVTAITKKYAHYFR
- the thiT gene encoding energy-coupled thiamine transporter ThiT encodes the protein MSKRSRIILEGTIVAALSMALSFIPLNIGTGFSVSLGMIPLTLYALRRGTLPGVYAGLIWGLLHFLMGQVYFLTVSQVIIEYIFAFAAAGFSGVFSKKLQTALKTNPSSAWKYVVSGAFFGTLIRYIFHFIAGFIFWGKYAIWGLSPVTYSLVANGISGFLTGLATVIVLLLILNKNKGLFIPKDN
- a CDS encoding Rgg family transcriptional regulator, which codes for MESDYGKVVRNIRLNKGYSQKYLYSGIVSKTYAIDFEKGLHDMSVTKFMDVLARLEMKFEEFEFIANGYQSSEEITSNVLVAVATNRGDIETLRKLRVYYDTPKTKEDEVLKARLNLLIYAYEESGKKHIEPAVYKKEDVEILKNHLMSVESWTLKEFAFFLNNGYHFDYETYQILTEFALKQLRQYNSYPDVVKIKSYLFVNFVSTALENKDWDSINNYRQDFYEVTKNTEEGFQRILCVFDFNLYDYVMTKDQTFLTNAKKIEEMCYLLGSDYHRLAQAMSDTIEFCEEYFN
- a CDS encoding MFS transporter → MSIIKKYPLYQKIILNNFISTLGDSMYYIALMTYAAQFTNSSLAITIVSLSESIPFIFASPLGSVADMSENKATKIFYSGLIRGVLYLSVGVLIGFQQSMMLLVGISLINFISDNVGKFSNSLFYPFVPLIVEQDDLEEAQGLNGAISNIVAIIAQFVGAYLLGLFSYQLLAVINSMTFFATALIVLSMKKSLDTLEKEHLDKRESISLSAIWKQMVFAIKETTKNKQFFKLILVFAGLNGLSSAISPLLSIILAKDSALIVDSFSFTFALIQGLTSIGVILGSLFGTKLFKKLELEQFTQLILFFMALLVCSILLKTIYLLLGFQFILGLLIGILNPKFNAKLMKEIPLDKLATIAGGVSTLLMFFPPITIFIFTTVATVFSSNISLIALSISCLLLCFYSFISGPNTKKI
- the mtnN gene encoding 5'-methylthioadenosine/S-adenosylhomocysteine nucleosidase; the encoded protein is MLVASGVGKVNATVYTQLLIDYFETNVILNIGIAGGLHPCLKPLDIVLGDRYSHHDVDKNQMERLFPYTSNFQADTQLLARFKAHHQEGMIGCIVSGESFIADDNEKARIIETFDAVAVDMETSAIAHVCFINEIPFLSIRGISDLANDEATESYDNYEKLVSDRVGKFCLDVLEN
- a CDS encoding cytidine deaminase family protein, producing MTDIWEELYLRAKEYYHPTEVNSFIYTNHVVCALESNSGQIFTGYCIEGTGGTINLCAERMALINMYQASGETHVKRIIAFRDTPPTNHGGMPCGICREALMQFSPKNKETQIMVDYETREIVMLEELLPKWWGDIRG
- a CDS encoding CPBP family intramembrane glutamic endopeptidase — its product is MSQKKSFNQLIIYIIIFFFVWNVYEFVVKPTIMMNFSSIIGTLIQSVIKIGVWTVPSFLLIKKNEGIAIHYPTLFQQKTKWSRWFLVALAIVVYLLIISYIQYGNTAIRASFRPISLINTVLFVGITEELVFRGWILNSLLTKISKWNAVILSSILFVFIHFPTWIYTGMFSGIISSGGFIQVFILGILFSWSFMKSKNIFVPMLLHMTWNLINILFYG
- a CDS encoding DUF3329 domain-containing protein; the protein is MLTTLINTKDYTIMTRRKHSKKKHSRLNSKKENTYIKWLVLIITFITIFTLNQLTYYTSDDYTYHYVYKGHMPTTDIEKIDGIGSIVTSQINHYQLWNGRYLAHSIVQFFLQYDKIIFNIFNTFAFILLMYLIYAIIETSSSIKKPGMLLAQIAMLLWLMIPSFGQTVLWVSGAGNYLWTALFYTGFLLLCLKNLDDHLFVILGSIFLGFLTGVTNENSGPATILVAVCIFLLNIIINKKIKIYQITGILFSVLGFISMMSSAGSQKRGHIDLSIEVLSRNLTNIFTNSMIHFYFFYLLILVLILILSLQKAIKAKDIYFIILLLIGHFACIYSLILVSEQPLRVLFGASVYLVIVTTYLLNRLRKLKKSQFILTVGLLLLSAYHYYYAIQDNRTTYSQVMEQVALLKNSSPDEDVTLPMITYPKTNYNAYKGTANVTQDREAWFNKWMAQYYNVKSITGIPQPNK
- a CDS encoding PTS sugar transporter subunit IIB, which produces MEKSILFICESGISASLFVSKMLESLREHDLNYDVDYAPVQRVETKLSQQHYDVILLAPQIKRYEKELRSLLEEKSHESYVSGIQDDEFVTMNIERILERIR
- the iolG gene encoding inositol 2-dehydrogenase — translated: MTKELVVGVIGGGRIGKLHTKNLVQMKGVTVKAVADIFADKMPTFEAEYGVPLVSDFDVIFNDEEIDVVFICTPTDTHVELIKKAAAAKKHIFCEKPISFSDEETVETYHIVKEAGVKFQLGVNRRFDRNFAQVKKHVQDGSIGDIQLLRIDSRDPEAPPLSYVESSGGLFFDMMIHDFDMARFITGSEVKEVYAVGDALVNPELDGVDVDTAIVTLTFENGCLGVISNSRQAVYGYDQRLEAFGSKGASQAENELVNNVVLSDEAGVHSQKPLHFFLERYNDAYIKEVEEFLTAIKDDTDTVVTYEDGIMAQRLAFAANESLKTGQPVKVKKI